In [Leptolyngbya] sp. PCC 7376, a genomic segment contains:
- a CDS encoding urease accessory protein UreF, which translates to MQSSISQQLALMQLSDSFLPTGSFTLSHGLETLVQTGQIDSASALQTFIRILLRKKVGVTDTVALIYGHRGIQADNLDAVRQADRQLFVQTAISKNRTTQRQSGRALLMVASQTWQDERLDILNREAAQGTIHGLHPVIFGAIAAVAGLNERDTGLAFLHGFVTSILGAAIRLGVLGHIQAQQILLQLAPDIEAAWSTAAAMQLEQMWSCTPSIDIAQMQHPKLRQRLFAN; encoded by the coding sequence TTTGCCGACAGGTTCTTTTACCCTTTCTCATGGATTGGAAACTTTGGTACAAACAGGTCAAATCGACTCAGCATCAGCATTACAGACTTTTATTCGGATCCTATTACGGAAAAAAGTTGGTGTTACCGATACGGTGGCATTAATTTATGGTCATCGAGGGATTCAGGCCGATAATTTGGACGCAGTGAGACAGGCTGATCGACAACTTTTTGTGCAGACGGCGATCTCCAAAAACCGTACCACCCAGCGCCAAAGTGGCCGAGCTTTATTAATGGTGGCAAGTCAAACTTGGCAGGACGAGCGTTTAGATATTCTGAATCGAGAAGCTGCCCAAGGAACAATTCATGGCTTACATCCCGTGATTTTTGGGGCGATCGCCGCCGTTGCTGGATTGAATGAACGAGATACAGGATTAGCTTTTTTACATGGATTTGTGACGAGTATCTTGGGGGCAGCCATTCGGTTAGGCGTTTTGGGACATATTCAAGCCCAGCAGATTTTACTCCAGCTCGCACCAGATATTGAGGCCGCATGGTCAACGGCGGCAGCGATGCAACTCGAACAAATGTGGTCTTGTACCCCCTCCATCGATATCGCTCAAATGCAACATCCGAAATTACGCCAGCGATTGTTTGCCAACTAA